A genomic region of Candidatus Bathyarchaeota archaeon contains the following coding sequences:
- a CDS encoding winged helix-turn-helix domain-containing protein — MAGLGETQKKLLKALSNGSPRTLRQLTKETGISSKAAGNSLQRLWRDGYVLRTEKPAMEPDRVFKGRAGVSTHLKRYHSYILKPKDAGSFRVQGLEFVKFKTQLKVEKISKAKIILSFLEKNLGRAFYSKEIAEALKDKGIKPRDVMTHARRFERKGLVYVRGYRTHDRQSPFKEGYLLTWIDSTKPREQALEEAVQRTDLALSEKSATNPIIERIHIIRDQIIEATKLRDLTSFEFLQNRLNCSEYEAEGAISRALQLYPDLKEVKIFGNFRYYYHDSMPEKELKAAIALKENYIRIAKGRANRIGHNWEAVVEYFIDSLTTGARFWTQDHRNGTMEPRRITIHLIKPVGGRKYNAEVDRVWEVTPGPLLKPSTYVLECKWGLVRKKDVDDFFNVLAWSKEFGADTPDGRQIKQGIVGVFSGSAFDPKEKVRLKDNTEINLSSYAARMNVQLLKAADFNEKLRERGIPKEVTVQKICKIAKDEKEVRETLRAIWEEPEKSGKIIGNMINKNEDIYEFEKMLEND, encoded by the coding sequence TTGGCCGGCTTGGGCGAGACGCAGAAGAAACTTTTAAAGGCTTTGAGTAATGGTAGTCCAAGGACTCTCAGGCAGCTTACAAAGGAGACAGGAATAAGTAGCAAGGCTGCAGGCAACTCGCTTCAAAGGCTGTGGAGAGATGGCTATGTTCTGAGAACGGAAAAGCCTGCTATGGAGCCTGACCGCGTCTTCAAGGGCAGGGCTGGCGTTAGCACGCATTTGAAAAGGTATCATTCTTATATTCTCAAACCGAAAGACGCGGGCTCTTTCAGGGTTCAAGGGCTGGAATTTGTAAAGTTTAAGACGCAACTCAAGGTTGAAAAGATAAGCAAGGCAAAGATCATTCTAAGCTTTCTGGAAAAGAATTTGGGTAGAGCTTTCTATTCCAAGGAAATTGCTGAGGCACTCAAAGACAAAGGGATTAAGCCTAGAGATGTGATGACGCACGCAAGAAGATTTGAGCGCAAGGGCTTAGTCTATGTCCGCGGCTATAGGACGCATGACAGGCAGAGTCCGTTCAAAGAAGGCTACCTGCTGACATGGATTGACTCAACCAAGCCCAGAGAGCAGGCGCTTGAAGAGGCTGTACAGAGAACGGATTTAGCGCTGTCAGAAAAGTCCGCAACCAATCCGATAATTGAAAGGATACACATAATCCGCGACCAGATAATTGAAGCGACAAAGCTTCGTGATTTGACCAGCTTTGAATTCCTGCAGAATAGACTTAACTGTTCAGAGTATGAAGCGGAAGGGGCGATCAGCCGCGCACTGCAGCTCTATCCAGACCTTAAAGAAGTCAAGATTTTTGGCAATTTTAGATACTATTATCACGACTCGATGCCTGAGAAAGAACTGAAGGCAGCTATAGCTCTGAAGGAAAATTACATACGTATAGCTAAGGGCAGGGCAAACCGTATAGGGCATAATTGGGAAGCCGTGGTTGAATACTTTATCGACAGCCTTACTACGGGCGCCAGATTCTGGACGCAGGATCACCGCAACGGAACAATGGAGCCAAGAAGGATAACCATTCATCTGATTAAACCAGTAGGAGGGAGGAAATACAACGCTGAAGTAGACAGAGTGTGGGAAGTTACACCAGGCCCGCTGTTGAAGCCCAGTACGTATGTACTTGAGTGTAAGTGGGGTCTTGTGAGAAAAAAGGACGTGGACGACTTTTTCAATGTCTTGGCATGGAGCAAGGAGTTCGGTGCGGATACTCCAGATGGTAGGCAGATTAAGCAGGGAATTGTTGGCGTGTTTTCAGGCTCTGCGTTTGACCCAAAAGAGAAGGTAAGACTGAAGGATAATACCGAGATTAACCTGTCATCGTATGCAGCGAGAATGAATGTACAGCTCCTAAAGGCAGCAGACTTCAACGAGAAGCTACGCGAAAGAGGTATTCCAAAGGAAGTTACTGTTCAGAAGATATGCAAAATAGCAAAGGATGAAAAAGAAGTACGGGAGACTCTGAGAGCAATATGGGAAGAACCAGAAAAAAGTGGGAAAATAATTGGTAACATGATTAATAAGAATGAAGACATCTACGAATTTGAGAAAATGCTCGAGAATGATTAG
- a CDS encoding glycosyltransferase family 39 protein — MQLGWKLRHSGGDSQQNSERQRVFKVFRLFSPLLVCVFLLAALSAFLLLQGDMNDWVAFMGGEASRGLFAVYCTVGVAGISAVALLKKELRVLDAPSRVFAASFLVTISVGCGVFTYLNFSATQAHYEWMHDGVVYQQMGVSFLQHGEFIVDGNYSRHLGPVYPMYLSLFYAFLPVHLGTQVAVEVIFTLSVVAVFVVTRKLYGVSPALLTTALVATFPSYVFSVSRNYSEPLVLIMYTLTVYFIIESLKPEKADRIILAGLCAGIGFLTKSGIGYFFLITGVAGFLWRFYYMKWQVFKNRNYMVAVAVFLTIVSAWIARNLFLFWDGTFANFFVASQSSDYFYTAMIHSFTKDF; from the coding sequence GTGCAGTTGGGTTGGAAGTTGCGTCACAGCGGTGGCGATTCCCAGCAGAATAGCGAGCGACAGCGGGTCTTCAAAGTTTTCAGGCTTTTTTCTCCGTTGCTGGTTTGCGTTTTTCTTCTTGCCGCGCTGTCCGCTTTTCTCCTGCTTCAGGGCGACATGAACGATTGGGTAGCGTTCATGGGAGGCGAGGCTTCCAGGGGGCTTTTCGCAGTGTACTGCACGGTTGGCGTTGCTGGAATCAGCGCCGTAGCGTTGTTGAAGAAGGAGTTAAGAGTTTTGGATGCGCCGAGCAGGGTTTTTGCCGCTTCGTTTCTGGTGACCATCAGTGTGGGTTGCGGTGTCTTCACGTATCTTAATTTCTCCGCCACGCAAGCGCATTATGAGTGGATGCATGACGGAGTGGTTTACCAGCAAATGGGTGTGTCGTTTCTTCAACACGGCGAATTCATCGTTGACGGCAACTACTCTCGGCATCTGGGTCCGGTTTACCCCATGTATTTGTCGCTGTTTTACGCTTTTTTGCCTGTTCACTTGGGAACTCAAGTAGCCGTGGAAGTCATCTTTACCTTGTCGGTTGTGGCTGTTTTTGTGGTCACTAGGAAACTCTACGGCGTTTCGCCAGCGCTTTTGACGACGGCGTTAGTGGCGACTTTTCCGTCTTACGTTTTTTCTGTTTCGCGCAACTATTCGGAGCCGCTTGTGCTGATTATGTATACGCTGACGGTTTACTTCATAATCGAAAGTTTGAAGCCTGAAAAAGCAGACAGGATAATTCTTGCAGGCTTATGCGCGGGAATCGGTTTTCTTACAAAATCGGGCATCGGCTACTTCTTTCTAATCACAGGCGTCGCTGGTTTCCTTTGGCGGTTTTATTATATGAAATGGCAGGTTTTCAAAAACAGGAACTACATGGTCGCCGTCGCTGTTTTTCTAACCATAGTGTCGGCGTGGATTGCCAGAAACTTATTCTTGTTCTGGGATGGCACGTTTGCGAATTTTTTTGTCGCGTCGCAGTCCAGTGATTACTTTTACACGGCTATGATTCATTCTTTCACCAAGGATTTC